The genomic segment TAACTAAGCAAACGTCTTATTCTAATTACTTATGAATATTTAAGATTGTTTTGCAAAAAATAAATTTCATTATAATTTATTAAATTAGTAATTTAATTTTTTGATTTACTTAATGCAACAAGGGCAAAAGGAGGAATAAACATGATTGGTATCGATGCTACAAGAATTAGCCGTTTTAAAAATTTTAAAGATCATCAGCTTGTAAAATTCCTGCATCCAAATGAACTAATTGAGTGTAAAAAAGCGCCTAATTTTGCTAAATACATTGCAACTAGATGAGCCCTAAAAGAGGCAATTTTTAAATGCGATAACACTTTTAGTAGTTTCTCAGAAATTGAAATAATCAAGGATCAAAGCGGGCGATATAAGTTTCTTGATTTTGCACTTTCAACTACTAATGAAGATGACTTGTTGATTGCTATCGCACAAAAACAATAGGAGATATACTATGAAATTACAAACCAAACTTTTTTGAAATTCGCTACCATTATGAATAACTTATTTAACGCTTAAAACAAAAGCTTCACGTAATATCAAAATGCCTGAATATTACACTAAAACCGAACGGAACAAAATTTGCCAAACAAAATTTGCCAAGATTTTAAAGTATTTTGGCATCACTTTAAAAGTCGAGGGTTTTGATAATGTTCCTAATAGCCCATGTTTAATTGTTCCCAATCACTCAACCTATTTTGATGCTTTAATTATGACTGTTGCTTTGTCAAACCTTGGCAATGGTGAAAAAGTTAGCAAACGGGTTAACTTTATAGCCAAGAGTGAAGTAGCTAGGAAAAAAAGTATTCAAAAAATTGCTCAATTATTAGATACATATTATTTGGATTTTTCTAAACCCCGCGAACTTTTAAGTGTTCTATTTGAATTTGGTAACGCCGTTAAAGCAAACAAAACATGTGGCGTAGTTTTTGCCGAAGGAACCCGCAGTAGAGATGGTAAGTTAGGCGAATTTCAAACCGGCGCTTTTAAGTTGGCACAATCATGTTACTTGCCTATTGTACCAGTTACTATTAATAACGCGGCTAATGCATTAGATATGAAAAGAGATAGCAAACTAGAAATTGAAGTTATCTTTCATCCTCAAATTAAACCGATTACTTTTCAAACTATTGCTTCACGCGATCTTGCTGATCAAGTCAAAAATATCATTGCCTCACGATATGTTGACCAAACAATCACCTCAAAAGAAACAATCAAAAACACTTATTCAAAGAAAAAGGTGAATAAATAATGTCGCAAAAACCGACTATTAGAGAAATTTCTCTAGAACCAGAGAAAAATATTGCTTCTGAGACAATTAAGCCACAAGAAATTACTATTGGCGATCGTCATAATTTTAAAATTGGTGATTTCGATGGTCCTTTAGATTTACTAGTAACTTTAATTAAAGAAAAAAATATTGATATTTTCGATGTCGATCTTTTTGAACTATCTACTCAGTATTTAAACATCATCAAACATTTACAAACTTATGAAATTGATTTGGCTAGTGAATATTTAGTTATGGCAGCTACTTTGCTACAACTAAAAGCAAGAATGGTGTTGCAAGATCCAACCATTGAAGAAGAAATCAAAGAAGAGAAAAAGCGCTTACTAGAGCAAATTGCTGAATATGAAAAATTCAAACAGATTTCGCAAGTATTACGTCAACAAGAACTTATTAGAGATAACTTTTTCACAAAAGAACCAGAGGAAACTGGTCAATATGAAAGAGAAATTGATGAAACAGTTCTAGACGGTCATGCTAATAGTTCAAGGTTAGTAGTAGCACTTAGAAAAATGTTTGAACGAACTTATGCCGAGATGATTAGAAGTATTAAAATCTCGACCGTTGCTGTAAGTCCTGAAGAGCAAAAGGAGAGAATTATTGCTTTGTTCAAAACAAAAGATTCACTAGATTTTAGAGAAGTTTTTAATGTTCCAACGATTGGCCACTTTGTAATTACATTGTTAGCGGTTCTTGATTTAGCTAGACAGCAAATTGTTGTGATTGAGCAAGATGGCGAAGATGCTAACATACGTTTCAAAAAAGGAGTTGAATATGAAGAATAAAATACTAGAAGCTTTATTATTTGTTCAAGGTAACGAAGGATTAAGTTCTGAGCAAGCAAAGAATGTTTTTAAACTAAATACTATTCAAGAAGCAAGAAGAATGCTAAAAGACTTTCGTGAATCATTTAATAAGCAAGAACGTGGCATTAAGGTTCATGAGTTCAATGATGTTTATAAGTTTATGACAATTGAAGCTGTAAAAGATGCAATTTCAGAACTAGTAACTATT from the Metamycoplasma arthritidis genome contains:
- a CDS encoding 4'-phosphopantetheinyl transferase superfamily protein encodes the protein MIGIDATRISRFKNFKDHQLVKFLHPNELIECKKAPNFAKYIATRWALKEAIFKCDNTFSSFSEIEIIKDQSGRYKFLDFALSTTNEDDLLIAIAQKQ
- a CDS encoding lysophospholipid acyltransferase family protein, with the protein product MKLQTKLFWNSLPLWITYLTLKTKASRNIKMPEYYTKTERNKICQTKFAKILKYFGITLKVEGFDNVPNSPCLIVPNHSTYFDALIMTVALSNLGNGEKVSKRVNFIAKSEVARKKSIQKIAQLLDTYYLDFSKPRELLSVLFEFGNAVKANKTCGVVFAEGTRSRDGKLGEFQTGAFKLAQSCYLPIVPVTINNAANALDMKRDSKLEIEVIFHPQIKPITFQTIASRDLADQVKNIIASRYVDQTITSKETIKNTYSKKKVNK
- a CDS encoding segregation/condensation protein A, with the translated sequence MSQKPTIREISLEPEKNIASETIKPQEITIGDRHNFKIGDFDGPLDLLVTLIKEKNIDIFDVDLFELSTQYLNIIKHLQTYEIDLASEYLVMAATLLQLKARMVLQDPTIEEEIKEEKKRLLEQIAEYEKFKQISQVLRQQELIRDNFFTKEPEETGQYEREIDETVLDGHANSSRLVVALRKMFERTYAEMIRSIKISTVAVSPEEQKERIIALFKTKDSLDFREVFNVPTIGHFVITLLAVLDLARQQIVVIEQDGEDANIRFKKGVEYEE